The following nucleotide sequence is from Pedobacter sp. PACM 27299.
TACATCGATCTCGCCAAATTAGCCCAGCTATTGCCTGTAGTAGGTGCAGCTGTAGGTGCGATTGCCAATTATCAATTGATCAAACAACTTGGCGAAACAGCGATGCAAGCCTATAGAATGAGACTATTAAAATAACGTCAATTACTTCTCGCCTTCTTCTTCAAACAGCCCCCCCGTCAGGTCGTCGATTTCCCTACGGTCTTTCTTTGTTGGTCTACCTGCACCACGATCTCTGATCAATACCGGTGAATGGAACATAGATTTATAACCCTGGGTCTCCTCCAGAGGCGTAATGTCTTTATATTTAGTAACCGCAATTTTAGCCTCTACCCTATTGTATAGCAGCTCCACTACTTCAATTACTTTCTTTTCTATTCCTTTGGATACCTGGTACACATCACCAGGTTTGACTATTGCAGAAGCTTTAAGATTATTCCCATTGAATTTCACACGACCCGCTTTACAAGCCTCTGTCGCCAAACTCCTGGTCTTAAATAATCTGATTGCCCATAAGTACTTATCTATCCGTAATTTTTCTTGCTCTGCCATAAAAAATCAAAAATACATTATAGAAAACAATGGTCTATACATAAAATTGATTTATTTTGTCAAAAAAATAACTTAAAACATGATAGCACAATTAAAAAAGTTAGTAGAAGCCGCTTGGGAAGACAGAACTTTATTAGGATATAGTGAATATTGCGAAGCAATAGAAACGGTAATTATGCAACTTGATAAAGGTGAATTGCGCGTTGCTGAACCAGTACTGAACTCCTGGGCTGTGAATGAATGGATCAAAAAAGCTGTAATCCTTTATTTTCCAATCAGAGAAATGAAAGAAATTGAAGTTGGTCCTTTCGTATTTCATGATAAAATGAAATTGAAAACCAATTATAAGGAACTAGGTGTAAGAGTAGTACCTCATGGTATTGCACGTTATGGTGCTTATTTAGCCAAAGGTGTGATCATGATGCCTTCTTATGTAAATATCGGTGCTTACGTTGACGAAGGTACAATGGTAGATACATGGGCTACTGTAGGTTCATGTGCACAGATCGGCAAACACGTTCACTTAAGTGGTGGTGTGGGTATTGGCGGTGTATTAGAGCCAATTCAAGCTGCTCCGGTCATCATTGAAGACAATGTTTTTATTGGTTCAAGAGCGATCGTTGTGGAAGGTGTTCGTGTGGAAAGAGAAGCTGTTCTAGGTGCAAACGTAGTTTTAACTGCCTCTACAAAAATTATTGATGTTACAGGCAACACGCCAGTGGAATATAAAGGTATCGTTCCTGCACGTTCAGTAGTAATTCCAGGTAGCTATGCGAAGAAATTCCCAGCTGGTGAATTCCAGGTTCCATGTGCATTGATCATTGGTCAGCGTAAAGAATCTACAGATAAAAAGACTTCTCTAAATGATGCATTGAGAGAAAATAATGTAGCAGTATAATAATGAAGATTGGTTTTGACGGAAAGAGGGCAGCGAATAATTTAACAGGACTAGGGAACTACAGCAGGTCTTTGGTTACCCACCTGGCAGAATTTTTCCCTCAAAACCAATACTTTGTTTATACACCCAAAGTAAAGGATCACACTCAGATCTCCCGGTTTTTGCAAATCAAGGGAGTTAAAACTGAGCTTCCTGATCGTCCGGGATGGTTCTGGAGAACTTCTGGAATTAAAAAGCAACTATTAAAAGATCAGATTGACCTGTTTCATGGTTTGAGCCATGAGATCCCATTGGGGATTCAGGATTCTGGAATTGCAAGTGTAGTGACGATACATGACCTAATTTTTCTCAGGTTCCCTCAATATTACGGCAGGATCGATCGATTCATTTACCAGCTAAAATTCCGCTATGCCTGCAAACATGCAGACAAGATTATAGCCATCAGTGAATGTACAAAAAGAGACCTTGTCCATTTCTTCCACACCGACCCTGATAAAATTGAAGTTGTTTACCAAAGCTGCGATGACAGTTTCAAATCTATAACTGATCAAAAGAAAAAGCAGGAAGTCAGGGATAAGCACCAGTTACCAGAAAAATATGTTCTGAATGTAGGAACAATTGAAAGCCGGAAAAACCTGCTGACGCTGATCAAAGCGTTGCCAGAAATTCATCCGGATTACCAACTCGTAGTGGTTGGAAAAAAAACAGCTTATAAAGACCTGGTCAACAAAGAAATTGTAGCATTGGGCTTAAAATCCAGGGTTACTTTTTTACAGAACGTACCTTTCGAGGACTTACCCTCTATTTATCAAATGGCTAAGGCCTTTGTATATCCATCCTTATATGAAGGATTTGGTATTCCTATCATTGAAGCTTTGTATTCCGGCATTCCGGTCATTGCAGCAACCGGTTCCTGTTTAGAAGAAGCCGGAGGCGACAACAGCTTGTATGTTGCTCCTTATGACCATCAGGCGCTCTCCGATGCCATAAATAAAGTATTAAACAGCCCTGCTCTCGCCACAGTGATGACAGTAAAAGGGCTGGAGTATGTTAAAAAATTTGATACCCGGGTCCTCACTGAGGAAATGATTAAAATTTATACCCAGGTACTTTCCAAT
It contains:
- a CDS encoding glycosyltransferase family 4 protein; translated protein: MKIGFDGKRAANNLTGLGNYSRSLVTHLAEFFPQNQYFVYTPKVKDHTQISRFLQIKGVKTELPDRPGWFWRTSGIKKQLLKDQIDLFHGLSHEIPLGIQDSGIASVVTIHDLIFLRFPQYYGRIDRFIYQLKFRYACKHADKIIAISECTKRDLVHFFHTDPDKIEVVYQSCDDSFKSITDQKKKQEVRDKHQLPEKYVLNVGTIESRKNLLTLIKALPEIHPDYQLVVVGKKTAYKDLVNKEIVALGLKSRVTFLQNVPFEDLPSIYQMAKAFVYPSLYEGFGIPIIEALYSGIPVIAATGSCLEEAGGDNSLYVAPYDHQALSDAINKVLNSPALATVMTVKGLEYVKKFDTRVLTEEMIKIYTQVLSNHQK
- a CDS encoding RNA-binding S4 domain-containing protein; amino-acid sequence: MAEQEKLRIDKYLWAIRLFKTRSLATEACKAGRVKFNGNNLKASAIVKPGDVYQVSKGIEKKVIEVVELLYNRVEAKIAVTKYKDITPLEETQGYKSMFHSPVLIRDRGAGRPTKKDRREIDDLTGGLFEEEGEK
- a CDS encoding 2,3,4,5-tetrahydropyridine-2,6-dicarboxylate N-succinyltransferase, which produces MIAQLKKLVEAAWEDRTLLGYSEYCEAIETVIMQLDKGELRVAEPVLNSWAVNEWIKKAVILYFPIREMKEIEVGPFVFHDKMKLKTNYKELGVRVVPHGIARYGAYLAKGVIMMPSYVNIGAYVDEGTMVDTWATVGSCAQIGKHVHLSGGVGIGGVLEPIQAAPVIIEDNVFIGSRAIVVEGVRVEREAVLGANVVLTASTKIIDVTGNTPVEYKGIVPARSVVIPGSYAKKFPAGEFQVPCALIIGQRKESTDKKTSLNDALRENNVAV